From a single Chitinophaga sp. Cy-1792 genomic region:
- a CDS encoding sugar phosphate isomerase/epimerase, whose product MRTIKGPGIFLAQFMGDAAPFNSLKSICEWAASIGFKGVQIPSWDGRLIDLQKAAESKTYADEIKGIVNEAGLEITELSTHLQGQLVAVNPAFSEMFDQFAPAQYHNNINARTEWAVNQLKYAAKASRNFGLDAHATFSGALLWAPAMYPWPQRPAGLVEAGFAELAKRWMPILNEFEEYGVDVCYEIHPGEDLHDGASYERFLEATGNHKRACLLYDPSHLVLQCLNYLEYIDIYHERIKAFHVKDAEFNPTGRSGVYGGYQSWIDRPGRFRSLGDGQVDFKSVFSKLTQYDYAGWAVMEWECCMKHPEDGAKEGAPFIKDHIIRVTEKAFDDFAGAATDDAFNKRILGI is encoded by the coding sequence ATGAGAACAATAAAAGGACCTGGTATTTTTCTTGCCCAGTTTATGGGCGATGCAGCCCCCTTCAACAGTCTGAAAAGCATCTGTGAGTGGGCCGCTTCCATCGGTTTCAAAGGTGTACAGATCCCTAGCTGGGATGGTCGCCTGATCGATCTGCAAAAAGCTGCGGAAAGCAAAACCTATGCAGATGAAATCAAAGGTATCGTGAATGAAGCCGGGCTGGAAATCACAGAACTGAGCACACACCTGCAGGGACAACTGGTAGCAGTAAATCCTGCTTTCTCTGAAATGTTTGACCAGTTTGCGCCTGCGCAATATCACAATAACATCAACGCACGTACGGAATGGGCCGTTAACCAGCTGAAATATGCTGCCAAAGCCAGCCGTAACTTCGGACTGGATGCACATGCTACCTTCAGCGGTGCACTGCTCTGGGCGCCAGCCATGTACCCATGGCCACAACGCCCTGCAGGACTGGTAGAAGCCGGCTTTGCCGAACTGGCAAAACGCTGGATGCCTATCCTCAACGAATTTGAAGAATATGGTGTGGACGTATGCTACGAAATCCATCCAGGTGAAGACCTGCATGATGGCGCCAGCTACGAGCGTTTCCTGGAAGCTACCGGCAACCACAAACGCGCCTGCCTGCTCTACGATCCGAGTCACCTGGTATTACAATGCCTGAACTACCTGGAATATATCGACATTTATCACGAAAGAATTAAAGCTTTCCACGTAAAAGACGCGGAATTCAATCCTACCGGCCGTTCCGGTGTTTACGGCGGTTATCAGTCCTGGATAGATCGTCCGGGAAGATTCCGCTCCCTCGGCGACGGACAGGTAGACTTCAAATCTGTTTTCAGCAAATTAACACAGTACGACTACGCCGGCTGGGCTGTAATGGAATGGGAATGCTGCATGAAACATCCGGAAGATGGCGCAAAAGAAGGCGCTCCTTTCATCAAAGATCACATCATCCGCGTAACAGAAAAAGCTTTCGATGATTTTGCAGGCGCCGCCACTGACGACGCTTTCAATAAGAGAATATTGGGAATCTGA
- a CDS encoding sugar MFS transporter: MAKAIQPNKLFVASCMALLVTSLSFGIRAGILGELGAKFDLSASQLGVIASTAFWGFPLAVVIGGFVVDIIGMKRLLLAAFILHLAGILLTIFATGFSTLFISTLFIGMANGTVEAACNPLVATIFPDNKTTKLNHFHLWFPGGIVVGALLVFFMSKIGLGWQIQVGSMIIPTLLYGYLFLQLDMPVTERVAAGISTKDMYRAVFTPLFAVIFILMFGTAITELFTGQWIEILLKNVTENSILILAMTAGVQTFGRAFAGPVVHRMSPTGVLLISAILSALGLYMLGHVSGNMIFLAAFIFGMGVTYFWPCMIGFVSENLPKTGALGMNLVGGAGMFAVSIYTIFMGGVYDSIIARQLPAGASLDAYRTAAAGSPEAAEFAKAQGVAGPEILNTTLVIPIILIVAFTLLYFYMRNRKKPEIAHVAAAEAVA; the protein is encoded by the coding sequence ATGGCAAAGGCGATTCAGCCAAACAAATTATTTGTAGCCAGTTGTATGGCACTGTTAGTAACCTCTCTGTCCTTTGGCATCCGTGCCGGTATTCTGGGCGAGCTGGGAGCGAAATTTGATCTTAGCGCTTCACAGCTGGGGGTCATTGCCAGTACAGCATTCTGGGGATTCCCGCTGGCAGTTGTTATTGGGGGTTTTGTGGTAGATATCATCGGTATGAAACGCCTGTTGCTGGCTGCTTTTATCCTGCACCTTGCCGGTATTCTGCTGACAATATTTGCCACCGGTTTTTCTACCCTCTTTATTTCCACGCTGTTCATAGGAATGGCCAACGGTACAGTGGAAGCGGCATGTAATCCGCTGGTAGCTACTATTTTCCCTGACAACAAGACAACGAAATTAAACCACTTTCACCTCTGGTTCCCTGGTGGTATTGTAGTAGGTGCATTGCTGGTATTTTTCATGAGCAAAATAGGTCTCGGATGGCAGATCCAGGTGGGTTCCATGATTATCCCTACCCTGCTTTACGGCTACCTTTTCCTCCAGCTGGATATGCCGGTTACTGAGCGCGTTGCCGCTGGTATCAGCACTAAAGATATGTACAGAGCGGTGTTCACTCCACTGTTCGCTGTTATTTTCATCCTGATGTTCGGAACAGCCATTACAGAACTGTTTACTGGTCAATGGATAGAAATCCTGCTAAAAAACGTAACAGAAAACTCCATCCTGATCCTGGCGATGACTGCCGGCGTACAAACATTTGGAAGAGCTTTTGCCGGCCCGGTGGTACATCGTATGTCACCAACAGGCGTATTGCTGATTTCAGCCATTCTTTCTGCGCTTGGTTTATATATGCTCGGCCATGTTTCCGGCAATATGATTTTCCTGGCCGCCTTTATTTTCGGTATGGGCGTAACTTATTTCTGGCCTTGCATGATCGGATTTGTATCTGAAAATCTTCCTAAAACAGGCGCACTCGGTATGAACCTGGTAGGTGGTGCAGGTATGTTTGCCGTATCTATCTATACTATCTTCATGGGTGGTGTTTATGACAGCATCATTGCACGTCAGCTGCCTGCAGGCGCATCCCTGGATGCTTACCGTACCGCAGCAGCAGGCAGTCCTGAAGCAGCGGAATTCGCAAAAGCACAAGGTGTTGCCGGTCCGGAAATATTGAATACCACCCTGGTAATTCCTATTATCCTGATCGTTGCCTTTACCTTACTGTATTTCTACATGCGTAACCGCAAAAAACCTGAAATCGCACACGTAGCAGCTGCTGAAGCTGTAGCATAA
- a CDS encoding DUF1080 domain-containing protein, producing MKKVVMAAALAALVCTSAFAQTPNTLTAKEKKAGWKLLFDGKTTTGWHTYQKDAASPAWKVEDGALVLDQNAKKNGAPGGDLVTNEEYENYALSIQWKISEGGNSGIIFGVHESPEFKNTYETGPEMQVLDDDRHPDGKIIKHNAGDLYDLVKSSSKAVKPVGEWNTAEIIKKDGHLTLKLNGVTTVQTTVGTPEWDALVANSKFKTWKGFGKYQKGHIALQDHGNEVAYRDIKIRAL from the coding sequence ATGAAAAAAGTAGTTATGGCTGCTGCCCTCGCAGCACTCGTTTGCACATCAGCTTTTGCTCAAACACCGAATACCCTCACTGCTAAAGAGAAAAAAGCAGGCTGGAAACTCCTGTTCGACGGCAAAACAACAACCGGATGGCATACTTACCAAAAAGATGCTGCCAGTCCTGCATGGAAAGTGGAAGATGGGGCCCTCGTACTCGACCAGAACGCCAAAAAGAACGGCGCTCCCGGTGGAGACCTGGTGACCAATGAGGAATATGAAAACTATGCACTGAGCATCCAATGGAAAATATCCGAAGGTGGCAACAGCGGAATCATATTCGGCGTACATGAATCCCCTGAATTCAAAAACACCTACGAAACAGGTCCTGAAATGCAGGTATTGGACGATGACAGACACCCTGACGGGAAAATCATCAAGCACAATGCTGGCGATCTGTATGATCTTGTTAAATCTTCCAGCAAAGCTGTAAAGCCTGTAGGAGAGTGGAATACCGCTGAGATTATCAAGAAAGACGGTCACCTGACCCTCAAACTGAATGGTGTCACCACCGTTCAAACCACCGTAGGCACTCCTGAATGGGATGCCCTGGTTGCTAACAGTAAATTCAAAACCTGGAAAGGATTCGGCAAATATCAGAAAGGCCATATCGCTCTACAGGACCATGGCAACGAAGTAGCTTACCGCGATATCAAAATCCGCGCCCTGTAA
- a CDS encoding Gfo/Idh/MocA family protein, whose translation MTRKLRMGMIGGGKDAFIGAIHRIAANMDGLIELVAGALSVNPEIAVDSGKMLFLDPERTYTDFKTMLEKEAAMPADKRLDFVTIVTPNFAHFEPAMMALDKGFNVVIEKPITISLEEAKQLKAKVEETGLSLLLTHTYTGYPMVKQARQMVKNGDLGKIRKVWVEYPQGWLSKLSEREGNAQAAWRTDPKRSGKAGAMGDIGTHAFNLAEYITGAKLEKLCADLNIVVPGRALDDDGGVLLRFDNGASGVLMASQVAAGEENALKIRVYGEKGGLEWAQHEPNTLLVKWLDKPTEIYRAGNGYSFQSSYMTHNTRTPGGHPEGYLEAFGNLYRNFAQTLSAKIDGVQPSAESLDFPGVEEGIRGMAFIDNVVKSSQSEVKWTNFEI comes from the coding sequence ATGACACGCAAGCTCAGAATGGGAATGATCGGAGGCGGAAAAGATGCCTTCATCGGTGCTATCCACCGTATCGCCGCCAACATGGACGGTCTTATAGAACTCGTTGCAGGCGCACTCAGTGTAAATCCTGAGATCGCTGTGGATTCCGGAAAAATGCTTTTCCTGGACCCGGAACGTACCTACACCGATTTCAAAACAATGCTGGAAAAAGAAGCTGCCATGCCGGCAGATAAACGACTGGACTTCGTTACGATCGTTACGCCAAACTTTGCACACTTTGAACCTGCTATGATGGCGCTGGACAAAGGTTTCAACGTGGTAATCGAAAAACCTATCACCATTTCCCTGGAAGAAGCCAAACAGCTGAAAGCAAAAGTGGAAGAAACCGGTCTTTCCTTACTGCTCACCCACACCTATACTGGCTACCCGATGGTAAAACAGGCACGTCAGATGGTGAAAAACGGTGACCTCGGAAAAATCCGTAAAGTATGGGTGGAATATCCGCAAGGCTGGCTGTCTAAACTCAGCGAAAGAGAAGGTAACGCACAGGCAGCATGGAGAACAGACCCTAAACGTTCCGGTAAAGCCGGCGCTATGGGCGATATCGGTACACATGCATTTAACCTGGCTGAATATATTACCGGTGCTAAACTGGAAAAACTTTGTGCAGACCTGAACATCGTGGTTCCTGGCCGTGCACTGGATGATGATGGTGGCGTATTACTGCGCTTCGACAATGGTGCTTCCGGTGTGCTGATGGCATCACAGGTAGCTGCCGGCGAAGAAAATGCGCTGAAAATCCGCGTGTATGGCGAAAAAGGCGGCCTCGAATGGGCACAGCATGAGCCAAACACCCTGCTGGTAAAATGGCTGGACAAACCAACAGAAATCTATCGTGCAGGAAACGGATATAGCTTCCAGTCTTCCTACATGACACATAATACCCGCACACCAGGCGGCCACCCTGAAGGATACCTGGAAGCATTCGGTAACCTGTACCGTAATTTCGCACAGACATTATCCGCTAAAATCGACGGCGTTCAACCATCTGCTGAATCACTGGATTTCCCTGGTGTAGAAGAAGGTATCCGCGGTATGGCGTTTATTGATAATGTTGTTAAATCTTCACAGAGCGAAGTTAAATGGACTAACTTCGAAATTTAA
- a CDS encoding ThuA domain-containing protein, producing MKKFTTFLAFLLLVTAISVSAKHKYRVLVFSKTKGFRHDCIPVAKAAIMKLGQENNFAVDTTEDASVFTYENLKKYDAVIFSSTTGDVLDSAQQEAFTKYIHKGGGYMGIHAATDTEYDWPWYGKLAGAYFTSHPKQQVATLHVVDKSNIATKHLPDNWSRKDEWYNFKDINPDIHVLIKIDESTYEGGKNGDNHPMAWYHDFEGGRAFYTELGHTKESYDDPAYLQHLLGGIQYAANIKSK from the coding sequence ATGAAAAAATTCACCACGTTCCTCGCCTTTTTATTACTGGTGACAGCCATCTCTGTCAGTGCAAAACACAAATACCGCGTACTCGTATTTTCCAAAACCAAAGGTTTCCGTCATGATTGTATCCCTGTTGCCAAAGCAGCCATCATGAAGCTCGGGCAGGAAAACAACTTCGCCGTGGACACCACGGAAGATGCTTCCGTTTTCACCTACGAAAACCTGAAAAAATACGATGCCGTAATTTTCAGCAGTACCACCGGCGACGTACTCGACAGCGCCCAACAGGAAGCCTTCACTAAATATATTCACAAAGGAGGCGGATATATGGGTATACACGCTGCTACCGATACGGAATACGACTGGCCATGGTACGGCAAACTGGCAGGTGCTTACTTCACCAGCCACCCTAAACAACAGGTTGCTACGCTCCACGTAGTCGATAAATCAAATATCGCTACCAAACATCTCCCTGATAACTGGTCACGCAAAGACGAATGGTACAATTTTAAAGATATCAATCCTGATATCCACGTACTGATCAAAATCGATGAATCTACCTACGAAGGTGGTAAAAATGGTGATAACCACCCGATGGCATGGTACCACGATTTCGAAGGCGGACGCGCTTTCTACACCGAATTAGGTCATACTAAAGAGTCGTATGATGATCCTGCCTACCTGCAACATCTGCTCGGTGGCATTCAATACGCAGCCAACATCAAATCAAAATAA
- a CDS encoding ThuA domain-containing protein, producing the protein MKPISRLLLLVALVTTFASCSKKREGKPRILVFTKTMGFRHAAIPAGIAAFQQKLATDLNISVDTTEDASKFNEDTLAQYSAVVFLNTTGDVLNNYQEADFERYIQAGGGFVGVHAGTDTEYGWGWYNHLVGAQFANHPEGVHEAKLDVVNQKFFEPFKLPPSFNHTDEWYNFKNYDTTVKVLIKLDETTYKGGTMNNNHPIAWYHDYDGGRAFYTGMGHTEESYKEENFLNQLKAGLTYAIGDNQVLDYSKATTERVPAEDRFTKNVLTSGQFFEPTEMTILPNLDILVAQRRGELMLYKSADKTLTQVGFLKVYFKAEVPNVNAEEGFLGLAADPDFKTNHYIYVMYSPADTSVNRLSRFKFENDKLDMASEKQILQFYSQRNICCHTGGSIAFGPDKLLYLSTGDNTTPFDEPNQQFTTKSFGPTDDRPGHLQYDGRRTSSNTNDLRGKILRIKVEADGSYTIPEGNLFPKGTPKTRPEIFAMGTRNPYRISVDQKTGFVYWGEVGPDANADDSLRGPRGYDEVNQAKKAGYYGYPMFIANNKPYREFDYETGKSGNWYDPKKPVNTSRNNTGLRELPPPVPAMIWYPYGKSDEFPLVGSGGRNAEAGPVYHSEYYPKETRFPDYYNNKLFIYDWIRGWIMAVTLDKDYNYSKMERFMPHIKLNAPIDMEMGPDGRLYVLEYGNGWFSKNVDAGLSRIDFNGGNRAPVADLEVDKLNGSLPFTVKLSAKGSKDPDGDKLTYLWYFGNGNKKETTEPTVDYTFTTAGEYSIAVEVIDANGAKTRSREIPVYAGNEAPVVKIDITGNKMFYFPGKQVQYAVSVTDHEDAPNGGVITDLTDLFVKADYIQGNDKAAAPQGHQIITGAIAGKNIMEISDCKTCHKPDEKSIGPSFKQVADKYKADPAAPEKLAHKIINGGGGVWGETAMSAHPGLSMIEAKQLVEYIYSIGGATAKIPSLPATGSLNPSLKGDIKDDGVLYLSASYTDKGAVGIKPMTGTASVALYNPRIAASAYTKADGVSAFEMNGMKFLIPGVAGSAVEYGNLDLTSVSGVDINYMTNAAVDAGFDVTAFLDGNQIGTMQIGPGAVPMKPNASSVKLPPVTDGKKHTLKFAFKPIDPAKQPPIGITSISLR; encoded by the coding sequence ATGAAACCTATTTCCAGACTGCTCCTGCTGGTAGCGCTAGTGACTACCTTTGCCAGTTGCAGTAAAAAAAGAGAAGGAAAGCCAAGGATACTTGTATTCACAAAAACAATGGGCTTCCGCCATGCTGCTATTCCGGCAGGTATTGCCGCTTTTCAGCAGAAACTTGCCACAGACCTGAATATCAGCGTAGATACTACTGAAGATGCCTCCAAATTCAATGAGGATACCCTCGCGCAGTATTCCGCTGTAGTATTCCTGAATACTACCGGCGATGTACTCAACAACTACCAGGAAGCAGATTTTGAAAGATATATCCAGGCCGGTGGCGGCTTCGTTGGCGTACATGCCGGCACCGACACTGAATACGGCTGGGGATGGTACAATCACCTGGTAGGCGCACAATTTGCCAATCACCCCGAAGGCGTACACGAAGCAAAACTGGATGTTGTCAACCAGAAATTCTTCGAGCCTTTCAAACTCCCGCCATCATTCAATCATACCGACGAATGGTATAATTTCAAAAACTACGATACCACTGTTAAGGTGCTCATCAAACTGGATGAAACTACCTATAAAGGTGGTACGATGAATAATAATCATCCTATCGCCTGGTACCACGATTACGATGGAGGCCGTGCCTTCTATACCGGCATGGGACATACCGAAGAATCTTACAAGGAAGAAAACTTCCTCAACCAGCTGAAAGCAGGTCTGACCTATGCTATCGGCGACAACCAGGTGCTGGACTACAGCAAAGCCACTACTGAACGTGTGCCTGCTGAAGACCGCTTCACTAAAAACGTACTCACTTCCGGCCAGTTCTTCGAACCAACGGAAATGACGATACTCCCTAACCTGGATATCCTCGTGGCACAACGCCGCGGTGAACTGATGCTCTATAAGTCAGCCGACAAAACCCTTACCCAGGTTGGTTTCCTGAAAGTTTATTTCAAAGCAGAAGTGCCCAATGTAAATGCGGAAGAAGGTTTCCTCGGTCTCGCTGCAGACCCTGATTTCAAAACCAATCACTACATCTATGTGATGTATTCTCCGGCAGATACTTCTGTAAACAGGCTTTCCCGCTTCAAATTTGAGAATGATAAACTGGATATGGCTTCTGAAAAGCAAATTCTGCAATTCTATTCTCAACGTAATATCTGCTGCCATACCGGCGGTTCTATTGCCTTCGGCCCGGATAAACTGCTGTACCTCTCTACTGGTGATAATACTACGCCATTCGATGAGCCTAACCAGCAATTTACCACCAAGTCTTTCGGCCCTACAGACGACAGACCCGGACACCTGCAATATGACGGTCGTCGCACATCTTCCAATACCAACGACCTACGCGGTAAAATTCTCCGTATAAAAGTAGAAGCAGATGGTAGCTACACCATTCCTGAAGGAAACCTCTTCCCTAAAGGAACGCCTAAAACAAGACCTGAAATTTTCGCCATGGGTACACGTAACCCATATCGTATTTCTGTAGACCAGAAAACAGGTTTTGTGTATTGGGGAGAAGTAGGCCCGGATGCCAATGCAGATGATTCATTGCGCGGCCCTCGTGGCTATGATGAAGTAAACCAGGCAAAGAAAGCCGGCTACTACGGTTATCCGATGTTCATCGCCAATAATAAGCCTTATCGTGAGTTCGACTATGAAACCGGTAAGAGCGGCAACTGGTACGATCCTAAAAAACCTGTTAATACATCCAGGAACAATACAGGTCTGAGAGAATTACCTCCTCCTGTGCCGGCAATGATCTGGTACCCTTATGGTAAATCAGATGAATTCCCGCTGGTAGGCTCTGGTGGCCGTAACGCAGAAGCTGGCCCGGTATACCACTCTGAATATTATCCTAAGGAAACTCGTTTCCCGGATTACTATAACAACAAACTGTTTATCTACGACTGGATCCGTGGTTGGATCATGGCCGTAACCCTGGATAAGGATTACAACTATTCCAAGATGGAGCGTTTCATGCCACATATCAAGCTGAATGCGCCTATCGACATGGAAATGGGTCCTGACGGACGTTTATATGTACTGGAATATGGCAATGGCTGGTTCAGTAAAAACGTAGACGCCGGATTATCCCGCATAGATTTCAATGGCGGCAACCGTGCGCCTGTAGCTGATTTAGAAGTAGATAAACTGAACGGCAGTCTGCCATTTACCGTGAAACTCTCTGCAAAAGGCAGTAAAGATCCTGATGGCGACAAGCTGACTTATCTCTGGTATTTCGGTAATGGTAACAAGAAAGAAACCACAGAACCTACGGTAGATTATACTTTCACCACTGCAGGTGAATATAGTATAGCCGTTGAGGTTATAGATGCCAATGGTGCTAAAACACGCAGCCGCGAAATACCTGTATACGCAGGTAATGAAGCGCCTGTTGTAAAAATTGACATCACTGGTAATAAGATGTTCTACTTCCCTGGAAAACAGGTACAATATGCGGTTTCAGTAACAGACCATGAAGATGCGCCTAATGGTGGTGTTATCACTGACCTGACAGACCTCTTCGTAAAAGCAGATTACATCCAGGGTAATGATAAAGCTGCTGCGCCACAAGGCCACCAGATTATCACCGGCGCCATTGCCGGTAAAAATATCATGGAGATATCTGACTGTAAAACCTGTCATAAACCTGATGAGAAGTCTATCGGACCATCTTTCAAACAGGTAGCAGATAAATACAAGGCAGATCCTGCTGCACCGGAAAAACTGGCGCATAAAATCATCAATGGTGGTGGTGGCGTATGGGGCGAAACCGCTATGTCTGCCCACCCTGGCCTGTCTATGATAGAAGCGAAACAACTGGTAGAATACATTTATTCCATCGGTGGTGCTACTGCGAAAATTCCTTCGCTGCCGGCAACTGGTAGTCTGAACCCAAGCCTGAAAGGCGACATCAAAGATGATGGGGTATTATATCTCTCTGCTTCTTACACCGATAAAGGTGCAGTAGGCATCAAACCTATGACAGGCACAGCAAGCGTAGCACTCTACAACCCACGCATTGCAGCCAGCGCATACACCAAAGCTGACGGCGTTTCTGCCTTCGAAATGAATGGCATGAAATTCCTCATCCCGGGAGTGGCCGGCAGTGCAGTTGAATACGGCAACCTCGACCTGACCAGCGTTTCAGGCGTTGACATCAACTACATGACCAATGCTGCGGTAGATGCAGGCTTTGATGTAACGGCCTTCCTGGATGGCAACCAGATCGGCACCATGCAGATCGGTCCGGGTGCTGTACCAATGAAGCCGAATGCATCATCTGTGAAACTCCCTCCGGTAACGGATGGCAAAAAACACACACTGAAGTTTGCATTCAAACCAATTGATCCTGCCAAGCAGCCTCCAATTGGTATTACATCGATTTCATTGCGATAA
- a CDS encoding c-type cytochrome has protein sequence MKKRYLAPFVLSALFFAACGGGSNSAEKQAGSETEHAADNSMVSPNADKPMTKGQELMAQSDCKTCHKEEIKVVGPSFKDIAGKYPNTDENVDKLADKIIKGGSGNWGEVAMLPHTNVSKDDAKEMVKYILSLK, from the coding sequence ATGAAAAAGAGATATCTGGCTCCGTTTGTATTGAGTGCTTTATTCTTCGCAGCATGCGGAGGTGGTAGCAACTCTGCAGAGAAACAGGCGGGCAGCGAAACGGAACATGCAGCAGACAACTCTATGGTATCACCTAATGCCGATAAGCCAATGACCAAAGGTCAGGAACTGATGGCACAGTCAGATTGTAAAACCTGTCATAAGGAAGAAATCAAAGTAGTTGGACCTTCATTTAAAGATATCGCCGGTAAATACCCAAACACCGACGAAAATGTGGATAAACTCGCAGATAAAATCATTAAAGGTGGATCCGGTAACTGGGGCGAAGTAGCTATGCTGCCGCACACCAACGTATCTAAAGATGATGCTAAGGAAATGGTGAAATACATCCTTTCTTTGAAATAG
- a CDS encoding FecR family protein codes for MKKPTIDYGFLLRCLQSPEDVALQQSLKTWLQEPEHAIIWKELSEIWAQAPAAAAWEGIDAPAAAKRFESRLSALEGDDQVPVRRLYWKYWTAAASVAALITCYWLWKDQPTAKQQWLTKTTQRNIDSLLLPDHSKIYLNHYAVIHYPASFEASGSREVELESGEAFFDVAHDPQHPFIVNSGTAAVRVLGTSFNMKINGRHILVAVNTGKVSLERRSDMHGVILSAGNQGQFDLQSQETNALPDDPNSIAWRTHRLTFRNTPMPEVCKILSAYYHVNILPGSLVNKKLTVRFDDNNLEEVLGIITTTYLCKAEKKNDTIYFK; via the coding sequence ATGAAAAAACCAACCATTGATTATGGGTTTCTGTTGCGCTGTTTGCAGTCGCCAGAGGACGTAGCATTACAACAATCATTAAAAACCTGGTTACAGGAACCGGAGCATGCCATTATTTGGAAAGAGCTGTCGGAGATCTGGGCACAGGCGCCAGCAGCGGCTGCCTGGGAAGGCATCGACGCTCCTGCGGCTGCCAAAAGATTTGAAAGTCGCCTCTCCGCACTGGAGGGGGATGATCAGGTACCTGTACGCCGCCTGTACTGGAAGTATTGGACCGCCGCCGCTTCCGTAGCCGCATTAATTACCTGCTACTGGCTCTGGAAAGACCAACCAACAGCCAAACAACAGTGGCTCACCAAAACGACGCAAAGGAATATTGATTCCCTGCTCCTTCCCGACCATTCTAAAATTTATCTCAATCACTACGCCGTTATCCACTACCCTGCTTCTTTTGAAGCTTCAGGGAGCAGGGAAGTGGAGCTGGAATCAGGAGAGGCATTCTTTGATGTTGCCCATGATCCGCAGCATCCGTTTATCGTCAACAGCGGAACAGCTGCTGTAAGGGTACTCGGTACCTCTTTCAATATGAAAATTAACGGGCGCCATATTCTTGTAGCAGTAAATACCGGTAAGGTTTCACTCGAACGACGCAGCGATATGCACGGCGTCATTCTGTCTGCCGGCAATCAGGGACAATTCGATCTGCAATCGCAGGAAACTAACGCCCTGCCCGATGATCCAAACTCCATCGCATGGAGAACACATCGCCTGACTTTCAGAAATACACCAATGCCGGAAGTGTGTAAAATATTATCAGCCTATTATCATGTCAATATTCTTCCGGGAAGCCTGGTTAATAAAAAACTGACGGTAAGGTTTGACGACAACAACCTGGAAGAAGTGTTGGGTATTATCACAACAACATATCTGTGTAAGGCGGAAAAAAAGAACGACACTATCTATTTCAAATAA
- a CDS encoding RNA polymerase sigma-70 factor has translation MSAGFNTEQTLIGLKNRDKSVFTNVYQLLYPQLFVAAANLVGKEQAEEIVQDVFLSVWEKEIQLEHPAALKSYLYKAVVNRAINHLRKESSHKTHHDNITRLQDESYLCTFIEEQELQERIFYAIERLPKKCREIFKLNRYSGLKNQEIATKLGISVKTVENQMTIALRQLKEELLDKVATSPSPAARNLILLLIGI, from the coding sequence ATGAGTGCCGGCTTTAATACCGAGCAGACTTTAATCGGCCTGAAAAATCGTGATAAGTCTGTATTTACCAATGTTTATCAATTGTTATATCCACAATTATTCGTAGCTGCCGCCAACCTGGTTGGTAAAGAGCAGGCCGAAGAAATTGTGCAGGACGTATTTTTGTCTGTCTGGGAAAAAGAAATTCAGCTGGAACACCCGGCAGCCTTAAAAAGCTACCTGTACAAAGCTGTGGTAAACCGCGCTATTAACCATCTCAGGAAAGAATCTTCCCACAAAACACACCACGATAATATCACGAGATTACAGGACGAATCTTACCTCTGTACATTTATAGAAGAACAGGAACTACAGGAACGTATCTTTTACGCTATCGAGCGCCTTCCCAAAAAATGCCGGGAAATTTTTAAACTAAATCGTTATTCCGGACTGAAAAATCAGGAAATTGCGACAAAACTTGGGATTTCTGTCAAAACGGTAGAGAATCAGATGACAATCGCACTCCGGCAGCTGAAGGAAGAGCTGTTGGACAAAGTTGCAACCTCACCTTCACCGGCAGCAAGAAATCTCATCCTGTTACTGATAGGCATATAG